A genomic segment from Bombus affinis isolate iyBomAffi1 chromosome 13, iyBomAffi1.2, whole genome shotgun sequence encodes:
- the LOC126923281 gene encoding serine/arginine-rich splicing factor 2, producing MSYGRPPPRIDGMVSLKVDNLTYRTTPEDLRRVFERCGEVGDIYIPRDRFTRESRGFAFVRFYDKRDAEDALDAMDGRLLDGRELRVQMARYGRPTSPHRSRGSRRRGRSRSRSRDRRRSRSRSRSRSRSRDRDRRRSYSRSRSRSRSDSKSSRGKSRSRSKSPDRQKDSRSKSRD from the exons ATGAGTTACGGTAGGCCACCACCTCGAATTGATGGGATGGTGTCCTTAAAAGTGGACAATCTCACGTACAGAACGACGCCGGAAGATCTGAGACGCGTGTTCGAAAGATGTGGCGAGGTCGGCGACATTTACATACCCAGGGACCGTTTTACTCGAGAAAGTCGCGGATTTGCTTTCGTTAG ATTCTATGATAAGCGTGATGCGGAAGATGCATTAGATGCTATGGATGGAAGACTGTTGGATGGTAGGGAACTTAGAGTTCAAATGGCTCGATATGGACGACCAACTTCACCACATCGAAGTCGTGGTAGCCGACGACGAGGAAG ATCACGTAGTAGAAGCAGGGATCGAAGACGCTCGCGTTCTAGATCACGCAGTAGATCAAGGAGCCGAGATAGAGATCGCAGGCGTTCATATAGTCGAAGCCGCAGCCGTTCGCGTTCTGACAGTAAGAGCTCACGTGGAAAATCCCGTTCTCGCAGCAAGTCTCCAGATAGGCAAAAAGACAGTCGCTCCAAATCAAG GGACTGA